The genomic region AACGTTGTTCTGCTTGACTCAATAAGCTGCTACTGTACACcgtttataatatatttcaaaggTGACCTCTATTTTTCACATCCATAAAGATCACATTCAAATGATAGGATGCTGAATAGGCCATCAGCCAGAACGTCTCACATGGTGCCTCGAGAAACTCAATAAAAATACCGACATAATTTCAGTTTTATAACGATCACACGTGCACATTTGATCTAACCAAATCCATGCATGAATACTCACTGACTCGCAGAAGCGCAACATAAATCAAAAAGTTGCGAACAGACGTGATGACATCCTCGCgcatttttttcttcatctCCTCCGGGTCCATCTTTGGCCCAAGT from Pseudorasbora parva isolate DD20220531a chromosome 11, ASM2467924v1, whole genome shotgun sequence harbors:
- the tomm5 gene encoding mitochondrial import receptor subunit TOM5 homolog; amino-acid sequence: MFKIEGLGPKMDPEEMKKKMREDVITSVRNFLIYVALLRVTPYVLKKLDSI